AATTTGCGCACGCGCCACTTCTTCCCCGGCCTTGATGAATTTCTGAGGATAATAGAACTGGGCCCAGTGAGCATCCGGAACCATGGGATGCAGGAGGATGTCCGCCTTCTTGCCCCAGACTTCAGCCATCTCGAATTCCATGAATTGGATCGTATTCATGATGACGTTGAAAATGTTATCGGAATAGCGTTTGTGAAAGCGGTCGACCTGGTTAGTAACCGCTTTGTCCCAGAAATTCTTATTGGCCACCATCTCCATGCGCTTGCGGTACTTTTCCTGCTGAATTTTGTGCTTTTCCGCCCAATCCATCGGGCTGGGCAGCACGTTCACGCCGATGATTTTTTTGACGCCTAATTTGCTCAAAACGCGCACGGGTAACGGGTCGATCACCCCACCGTCGATCAAAAGCTGGCCTTCGTGCTGGAACGGCCTGAAGATGCCGGGAATCGAAACGCTGGCGCGGATCGCATCCGTGACTTTGCCCGCCCGGAAAATGACTTCTTCAGCCGTAAATAAGTTCGTTGCCGTGACCCGCAGCGGAATTTTGAGGTCCTGAAACGTCTTGTCGCCCAGATAGGGCGCCAAAAAATGGTGCAGCTTCTGTCCTTTGAAAAAGCCATGATGAGCGATCGACAAATCCGCAAACCCGAAGATTTTGAAAAAGGCCGTTTTCTTGTCGATGCCGAAAGCAAATTCTTCGAGCTGATCCGCATTGTATCCGGCCGCCCAGATCGCACCGACAAGCGCGCCGATGCTCGATCCCGCCACCACGTCGATTTGAATGTTCTCCTGTTCGAGCACGCGCAAGACTCCGATATGCGCCAGACCGTAGGCCGCGCCGCTTCCCAGGGCCAGCCCGGTCAGATTGCCAGAAAGCTCCTTGGCGAGATAACGCAGATTGGCATCATAACGGTCGGCTTGACGATGGCGGTCCGGCACCAGAGAAAAAATGCGCTGCCCCAGAAGTCTTTCCTTTTCTTCAAAAGTAATTTCCCTGTTTCCGTTGTCATCTTCGGGAACCAGAACCTTGATTTCGCTGCGGCTGAATCCGAAGGCCTTTTCGAATTCCCCCACGAGCCGGGAAGTTTCCACGAGGTCCTGAACTTCCGGCCTTGAATAAAGGTAGATCTCGTCGGATTGTTTGAGCGCGCGGAAAGAAAGGTGCGTGTTGTCCCAGGGAAGCTGCAGCAATAGATGGTCATAGCGCGCAGTGAGCGAGCTGAGAAGCGCGGAAAGCCTTTTCTCCTCCCGGTCTCCCGCATTTTCAAAGCCGACATGCAGGTAGTGAAATCCGGACGGATGCGGGATCAGAAAATTCCGGAGGTCCGATTCCCGGGAAGGCTCCATCGTAGAGAGCTGATAGGCCGGAATGTTTCCCTTTTTCAGCTGTTCCGAAACTAAGGGAGAAACCGGCGAAACAAAATCGATGAGCACCACGTCGCCGCGGCCCACCTCCATGAGATTGCGGGCAAAGTCAAACCACAGATGGCCGTCCTGGGAATTCCTGCCTTTCGCATAAAGCGCGGAAATTTTGACTTCGCGCCGTCGAGTTCCCCCCGCGCTCATGGTCAGACGATGTCCCAAAGACCGGTTGAGATGCAGCGAAATCGCGGGCATTTCGTTGACCAGCCTGAGAAAGTCTTTTTTTTCCAGCTTGAGGATCAGACCGTCGCTTTTGGCTTCGACAGTGGCGCTGTGCGGACGCCCGGTCAGAAGCGAGGTTTCTCCGAAGTGGTCCCCGCGGTAAAAATTGAGGAGCGTCTGTTCGGGACGGTCGCCCCTGGGGCGGTTGAAAAGACGAAACCGGCCGGCGCTCACAACATAGAAGGCATCCGCTTCGGTTCCCTCTTCATAAACGATATCGCCCCTCTTGTATTCCAGAAGGCGCGCTTTTTTTTCGATGATTTTTTGTTCTGCTGGTGTGAGGGACGAAAAGATGGGGATATCCTCTAAGGAAATCTCCAGCCCAATGTCCATTTTGCGCCCGAATTGAAAAAATCCCATAGGCCTCTATTATCGGCTGTTAAGAGGATTGGATTGAACGCCAATGAGGAAGATAGCCGCGGGGAAGACGGGACCCAAGGATGAGTCCGGAATGGTACGGGATCTAAGGCAAGCGGAATCTTAGCTTATGCCGGGAACTTCCTCTGGATCATTGAAATCATTGACCTTGGTTTCAAGCCAGTGATTGTAAGCATAGTCCAGAACGCGGAACTTATCCACGGGATCCATCATCAGGAAGCGGACGCCCTGATCATAGCCCTGATTACGGCCTTCTGCCGGGCAGGACCACATCACCGTTCCGGAGGTACGGACCGGCTTGGGATCATCCGGAATGTCGATTTCCAGGTCTACCAGAGTCCCCTGTTTGAGATGGACATTGGAATTCATCTTGATTCCCTCGCGGGACAGGTCTTTGCTTAAGCTGATGCCCTGAACTTCTTCGCTGCCGGGAGTTTTGAATTTAACGCTCATGTAAGCATCGAATCTTTTAAATTTTCTCCGCTCTTTTTCCATGAGCTCCTCCTTGTTGTTTGTCATCCTGAGGTTCTCCATTTGATCGAGATAGACTTTTATAAGTCGTTAAAAAAACTGGGCTTACGAATAGCGTTTCCAAAATCAATCCAAATATAACACATGAATTTTTCGTTTACAAGAGCACCAAAAAAAAATCTTGGAGCTTTAACTCGAAGAATGGAAGGGACTTACAGAGCGGGGAAAGAGTTTCCAGAAATCATCTAAAATTCGTAAATTGCAACGGAATGTCAGCGGTGTCCGTGGATAAGCTATGAATAACAGCCTGTAATTCGTCTTTGCTTTTGGAGGTTACCCGGATTTCTTCTCCCTGGATGCTCGCCTGCACCTTGTAGTTGCCGTCTTTGATCTTCTTGATGATGATTTTTGCTTTGTCCTGCGGGATACCGTTTACGATAGTCGCTTCCTGCCTCAGGGTGCCCTCGAAAGCTTTTTCGGGTTCTTGGAATTGCAGGGCTTTCACAGAGATCCGGCGTGCCGCCATGCGGGTCTTCAAAATGTCCTGGAGGTTTTTTAATTTCAAATCGTCATCGGCGATCAGGCGGATTTTTTTTTCAACCTTCAAAAACTCAATGGTACTCTTGCTGCCCCGGAAATCGAACCGGTTACGGAGCTCTTTGACGGCCTGATTGACGGCATTGTCGACCTCTTGGAAGTCAACCGAGGAAACAATATCGAAGGAAAACTGCGAAGGCATAGCGGAGCTTTACGGAACGTTTTTCTTGGCGAAGGATTCGATCTGTTTTTTCAGGAGATTCTGGTTGTCGGTGTCCATGTCTTCGAACTCAATGCCGACATCATAGCGAACCTTGCGGTTACGCGAGTTGCCTACCGGAACGATCCAGACAACCTTCCCCTTACACTCGATGACTTCTTTTTTGCTCCCGAGATCAAGGCGGACCATGCAGCGGCTGAAACGTTCCAGCGAACGGTTAAGGATCACCGCAACGCCGCCGACGCCCACGTTCTCCGTCATGGAGCTGAGAGGAACGCCCTCTTCGTCGGAACGAATTTGAATTTCGCAATGCAAATTCATCCGGGGAAATTTTCTTTGATCAAAGCCGTCCCACATGAGCGCCGGGTCCTCTCAAAAGGCTTTTAATCCAGGGTCCTGACAAAAGCATCCTGGAATGATTTCGAGGCATTGCCTTTCCGGAATTTTTCCAAATAGGTCTGAGCCTCGTCCGCGTCGGAAAACCTTCCCAAAAAAACCGAATGATAGACGCGGCCGCTGCGGCTCGAAAGGGCTTTGACAAATGCCGGGGCGCCGCTGTCTTTAATATCCTGAACAACGCGTTCCGCATCTTGTGCCGTCGCATATGTGGCGACTTGCACGACGTAGCGCTTGCCTGTTTCAGCCTCGGCTTTCGGAGCATTCGGCTCAGCCTGCGCGGCATTTTCCACCGCAGGAGCTGCGGCGGGCGCGGGCGTTTCCTGTGCGGAAGAGCGTTCTTCTTCCCCGCGGGCGCGCTCTGCGCGGGAAGCCTTGGCGGGCTTTGCAGCCTGTTTCGTAACGGTCTTTCCCGGGTTTTTCATGGCTCTTTCACGATTCACATTCAGCACATGAATTCCGGCGAAAACAGAAATCAGCAGGGCTGCGCCGACGACGCCAAAAAACGCACGCCGTATGGCGGGACGGCGAAAGTCGACGAGTTTGACCACCTTCCACAGCGACGTGAAAAGGACGATGGCCGCTTTCAAAAGAAATTTTCCGACGGATAGCGCGAACGCCGAGAGATTAGTCCAAAAGGATTGAGGGATCGAAGGCATTTTGAAAGGCGGCTTTGAGGACTGCGGCTTATTCGCCGCCTTTTGCTGCTTGGATTTTTCCGCTTCTGCGAGCTCTTCAAGGCGGGCCATGCGGTTGTGATCGCCCTTCGGCTCTTTATTTTCCGGCCTTTGAGTCTGCGGAGCCGGCCCTGAAAAAAGATCTTTGGAAGGCTGTTCTAACGTCGCGCTTTTCTGGGAAAACCCAAGCCGTTGCATGGGTTTGTTTTGAGGCGGTGTGGACGGCAGCATCGGCGGGCGAAGTTCCCCGTAGAGCTTTTTCTGAATGTCGTTCTCGCTTAAAGTGCGTAAACTGCCGTTGCTTTTCTTGCCCTTATTGAACAACCCCATAAAGAAAGACCGTCCTTTTAGAAAGATTCCCCTGATTTATGGCCGTCCCTCAAGGAAAGGGTAAACTTGAGAAGCTCGATGTCCCCCAGTTGAATCTTGGCGCGCTGCACGAAACCCTTCTTTTGGCAAAGGAGAATAGCGCCCTGCATGCGCGACGTCGTCTTGAAGACGAGTTCCTGATAGCCCACTTCCTGGCAAAATTTCAAAGCGCGCTCGAGGAGCTTCTGCCCGATCTGCTTCTTGCGGTAATCCAACGAAACGAAAAGGCGCCGGAGAAGCGCGATGCGTTCGTCTTCTTTTTTGATGGCGACCGTGCCGATGACTTTGTTGCCGTCTTCGGCAATGAAAAAAATATCGCCGATATTGCCGTAGGCCTTTTCGATCTGCTCGATATCCGTGATCGGATACGCGCCCTGATCTTCCTTAAACTCGCGCGCCATGATGGCGGTGATCAGGCCTTTAATCGCTTCCTTGTCATCTTCGCGAAAACGCCGAATGCTGACCGGTTGGCTCATATTATTTCTTGGCTTTTTCGGCCGGCGCGGCGGCTTTGGCTTTTTCAGCAGGGGCTCCGGCAGCAGGCGCAGCACCCTTCTCACCCGCGGCAGCTTCTTTCGGACCGCCGGCAGATTTCTTCACTTTAATCTTGATGGATTTGTACTTTGGCAGGCCGTAAACGGAAGCCTCTCCGCTCCATTTTCCGTCCGCTTCCATTTTTTTGATGCGCTCGTATTTCTTCAGCACGTTGCGGTGCTTGACGCCGACGCTGTCGACTTTAAGACTCGGATGCTGTGACATGAACTCTCCTTAGACTAAAAAATTTGGCTAATAGCAGCCATGAGTACGGGTTGGCATTTCCGCGGCTCGGCCGCAAATCGGGAACCGCCCGGGACTTCGCATCCCTCTGAAATATCGAGGATTATACTCAATCCCTGCACCTTTGGCTAGATGAAATTGATACTCCCAAACCGTCTTCCCGGCTCTCGAAAGTTACTCCGGATGGGGTCATTTGACGCTAAAGAGTGAAATTGCTAGTGACGAACCGGCTAAGGACGGCCGGAGATCAATGCGGCATGTTCCGGACGTACGCGTCCTGAGGGACCAGGTTTTGCACCTTTAAATTTTTGAGCAGAGAGGTTGCCGCGGACCGGCTCTCGAAAGCATTCACGCAGACTTGCAGGCTCTTGCCGCTGGGAATGACAAATCCCTGGTAGCCTTTGGTGGCCAGCTTTTCGATATGCTTTTGCGCCTGGGACTGGCTTTTATAGGTGACGACCTGAATCGTGTATTTGCCATCGGGCTTTGCGGCCGGCGCGGAAGCGGCTGCCGCAGGCGCAGCTTCGGCAACGGCGGCCGTCGGAGCTTCGGGTTCGGCTTTGGCAGTGGGAGCAGACGCTTCGATGGCCGGCGCAGCCGTCACGACGGCGGCCGGAGGATTCGGAATTTGCGTGGCGTCGATAATAACGGTCTGCTGCCCTTCCGGAAGCACCGTCTTGGCGGGCTCAGCATACCGAGGGTGGATCTCACGCCCCGCGAACTGCTTCCCTTTTTCCACGCCCATGCAGAAAACGACCGAGCTGAACACCAGCATGGCGATCATGACGATGAGTGCCTGGTCCAGGCGGATGGTGAACCGGTATTTTTCGAGGAATGCCGGACGTGTAACAGGGGTTATCGTGGATACCGATGCCGGAATTTTAAATAAGTCTGCTTGAAACATAAGGCCTCCCAGTAGGAATGATTAGAACGCCTTTATGTTACGGCACAATTCCGCCAGGACATGAGCGCTTTGCCGCACTTTTCTTGCCTGGGTAGCGTAATCGACTTCGACGAGGCCAAAACGGGGCTTGAATCCGTCTGCCCATTCGAAATTATCCAGAAGCGACCAGTAGAAAAAGCCCATGACGTCCAATCCGTCCTTGCCCGCCCGTTCCAGCGCGCCCAAATGGGATTTGATGAACGCCTGGCGCTGTTCGTCCTCGTGCGCGCAGATGCCGTTTTCGCAAACCAGAACCGGAAGCCCGTACTGCTTCAGGCTCATGAGAATGCGGTAAAATCCCTCGGGATAGACTTCCCAGCCCATGGCATTGATTTCCTTGGATTCGCCCGGATGATGCTTTTCATTGCAATCTGAACCCAGCGGCGTGGGTGCGTCCCCGCCCGCCCTGACGAAATGGCGCGTGTAATAATTCACGCCGATGTAGTCCAACGTGCTCCGTGACGAAATGAATTCGCAGAAAAGCCCGGGGAAAAACAGGAAGCCATTTGTCAGCGCCTGCAAAAAAAGATGGTTGAAAAACCAGTCGCGCAAAAACGTAAACCACCGGTCTTTCACGCTCAAAGGATTGCAGGGAGTGAAATCAGACAAATGCTTGGCGATGGAAATCATGGCCCGGGTCCCCAGCGCTTCTTCGTAGTGCTGCTGCATGGCCTCGTAAGCGCCGACGTGCCCCTGGAGCAAATGGCGGAAAACTTTGACCGCGTCCGGAAAAGTTTTTTTTCCCGGGGGCCACAGTCCCGTGCAATACCCATGAAAAAGGTAAACCACCGGCTCGTTGATGGTGTTCCAGTAAGTCACGTGGCGGCCCAGGACTTCGGCCACTTTGCGGGCGTATCTTTTGAAATAACGGGGACTTTCCGGAGAAAGCCAGCCGCCCTTCTCCGCGAGCCATATCGGGTTGGTGAAGTGGTGGAGCGTCACGACCGGTTCGATCCCGAAACGACGCATCTCGAGGATCATGTCTTCATAGTGGTGGAAGGCGCTTTCATCCCAGCGGCCTTCTTCCGGTTCGATGCGGCTCCATTCGATGGAAAAGCGGTGAGCATTATGCCCGAGCTTGGCGATCATCTCGATGTCTTTGCGGTACAGCTCGTATTGGTTGCACGCGAGTTCCGAGCAGGTCCGCACGCGGCCCGCTTTTTCAAAGGCCCACCAGTCGTTGTTCCGGTTGTTGCCTTCCACCTGGTGGGAGGAAGTCGCGGCGCCCCAGAGAAATAATTTCGATTCGGTCATGGATCGTTTTCTTTTTGGAGGATTCAGGAAAGACGTTTCGTACCGATTTCTTCCAGTAAAGATTCGGCCGGTCGCCTTAAAAAATGAAGGATCGAGAAGGCTATTCCGCTTTTTTGATCCGCTGGGGGGGCCACCAGATCAGAAAAGCTTTTCCGACGAGATTGTTGCGGGGGACAAATCCCCAGCTCCGGCTGTCCGCGGAATGCGCGGAGTTGTCGCCCAGGACGAAATAACTGTCTTCGGGAACGCGGATGACTTCGTTTTCGAGCCCGAGCCGGCCTTCCTTGACATTGTAATAATAATTCTTGGTGAAGACCTTGTCGTCGAGGACCTTGCCGTTGATGACGATCTTGCCGTCCTTGATCTCCACCGCTTCGCCAGGCAGTCCGACGAGCCGTTTGACAAAGTCTTTCTTTTTGTCGAGCGGGTACTTGAAGACAATGATGTCGCCGCGTTCCGGAGGACGGAACCGGTAGCTGATCTTGTCGACGAAAATGCGGTCACCCACAAGGAATGTGGGAATCATGGATCCCGTGGGGATCTTGTAGGGACCGAGCAGGAACGTGCGGATCAGGACGGCGAGCACCGCGGCAACCAGGAACGGCTCGCCCCAATTCTTCCATTTGTCGAAAAGCCATTCTCGCCGGCGCGTCTGGAAACCGCGCCATTCTTCGGCGAGTTTGTGGCGGTAAAGGATGAGAAGACCCAGGGCCGCCAGAGCAATCCAAATGATCATGTGTCCACCTTGAGGACGGTGATAAAGGCTTCCTGAGGCAGATCAATCCGCCCCACCTTCTTCATCCGCTTCTTGCCTTCCTTTTGTTTTTCCCAGAGCTTGCGCTTGCGTGTGATGTCGCCGCCATAGCACTTGCTGGTCACATTCTTTTTCAGCGGCCCAATCGATTCGCGCGCGATGATCTTGCTGCCGACTGCGGCCTGGATCACGACCTCGAAGAGCTGCCTTGGGATCACTTCCTTCAATTTCTCGGCCAGTATCTTCCCGCGCTGGTAGGCCCTTTCCCGGACCACGATGCTCGAAAGCGCGTCCACGGGCTCGTCATTGATCAAGATGTCGAGCTTCACCAGCTTGGATTCCTGCGGCTTGATGAAATCATAATTCAGCGAGCCGTAGCCCGACGTCGCAGATTTGATTTTATCATAAAAATCCATGACGACTTCGGCAAAAGGAATTTCGTAGATGAGCATGACACGCGTCTGGTCCAGATATTCCGTGCTCTTATAAATTCCGCGCCGGTCCTGGCATAATTGCATGATGATGCCGATGTTGGCAACAGGAATAATAATGTTGGCGCGGATGAAGGGCTCTTCGACTTTCACGATTTCCTGCGGCGACGGCAGCTTCGTGGGATTTTCCAGCTCGATCACTTTTCCGTTCGTGCAGGTCACGCGGTACAGGACGTTCGGCGCGGTCACGATGAGATCCAGATTGAATTCCCGTTCCAGCCTTTCTTTGGCGATATCCATATGAAGCAAACCGAGGAAGCCGCAGCGGAAGCCATTACCCAGGGAAGCCGAAGATTCGGGCTCATATATAATAGAAGAGTCATTCAGCCGCAATTTTCCGAGCGCCTCGCGCAGTGGAACAAAATCCGCGGGATTGATCGGATAAAGGCCGCAAAACACCATGGGTTTGACCTCTTTGTAGCCTTCCAGCGGCTCGGAGGCCGGCGCGCTGACAAGCGTGATCGTATCGCCGATCTTCACTTCCGAAATGTCGCGGATGTTCCCGCAGATGTAACCGACTTCCCCGACCGCTATCTCGGTCACCGGCTCCGGATGCGGGTTAAGGATGCCGAGCTGTTCCACATCGTAAGTCGCGCCGGTCTGCATCATCAGGTATTTGTCTTCCTTCGTGATCCGTCCGTCCATGATGCGGATGTAAGCGACCACGCCCTGGTACACGTCGTATTTGGAATCGAAAATAAGCGCCTTGAGCGGCGCATCCTTACTGCCCTTGGGCGCAGGAATGCGGTCGACGATGGCCTGGAGCACCTGGTCCGCGCCCTCGCCGGTTTTCGCGCTGCACAGGATGATTTCTTCCTCCGGCACGGCGAGAAAGTCCATGACTTCTTTTTTGACTTTTTCCGGTTCCGCGGTGGGAAGGTCGATTTTCGTGATGACCGGGATGATGGCGAGGTCGCGTTCCATCGCGAGATAAAGGTTCGTGACCGTCTGCGCCTGAATCCCCTGCCCCGCGTCGACGAGCAGCAGCACGCCCTCGCAGGCAGCGAGGCTTTTCGAGACTTCGTACGTGAAGTCGATGTGCCCCGGCGTGTCGATCAGGTTCAGCATGTACTCGCCGTGTTTGATGCGGACCGCGCGCGCCTTGATCGTGATGCCGCGCTCGCGCTCGAGCTCCATGTCATCCAGGATCTGGTCGCGGAATTCGCGCTGGGAGATGGCGCCGGTGGCCAAAAGCAGCCGGTCGGCCAGCGTGGATTTGCCGTGGTCGATGTGAGCAATGATCGAAAAATTGCGAATCTTCTTAGAATCCATAATCTTAAGCAACCCTCAGTTTCTTGATGGCGTCGCCGCGGTCGGGAAAGCCGAACACAGCCGTGCCTGCGACGAGAATGTCCGCGCCGGCTTCGCGCACCATGCGCGAATTGTCCGCTTTCACGCCGCCGTCGACCGAGATCAGCCCTTTGAAGCGCGGCCTGAGCCAGCGCACTTTATCCATCATTTCCGGCATGAACGACTGGCCGCCGAATCCCGGCTCTACGCTCATGATCAGGATGAGATCCAGTTCCTTCAGATACGGCTCGAGCGCCTCAACCGGCGTTTTCGGCCGCAGAGACATGCCGCGTTTGGCACCCCGGGCCTGGATCGCGTCGAGCGTCTCTTTGGCCTTTTGCGTGGCTTCGACGTGAATCGTCACCCAGTCCGAACCGGCCTTGCAGAAGTCTTCGATGTAGCGCAGAGGCTCATCGATCATGAGATGCACGTCGAGCGGAAGCTTCGTCACCTTGCGGAGCGCCTTCACGACCGGCGGTCCGATCGTGAGGTTCGGTACGAAATGCCCGTCCATGACGTCCACGTGGATCCAGTCGCACCCGGCCTTTTCAACGTCCCGGACTTCCTCGCCGAGGCGGGCAAAATCCGCGGAAAGAATGCTGGGCGCGATCCATGGCTTTTCGTTCATGCAATTCTCCTTATCCGTTTTCCAGGCTCAAGGCCCGGCGAAGCCGCGCTTTGTCCCGCGCCGTGACCGGACCGATCAGCGCCAGATTGAGGCGCGGCGTCTGAAAAAGCCCGGCCGCGGTTTGCCGGAGCTCGTCCGCGGTAACGCTTTCGATTTCCCTGCATATCGCTTCCGGAGAAGGCACATGGTCGCGATAGACCGAGGCCTCGCCGACCCACAGCATGGCTTCCAGCGTATCCTCCAGCGACAGGTAAAACTGGCTCATGAAATAATCTTTGGCGCGCCGTAATTCCCCGCGTCCCACCGGCGTTTTGCGCAGCTTCGACAATTCCTTCATGACCTGCGATAAAGCCTGCCAGGCCTTTTTCGGCTCAACGCCCGCTGCGATTACAAACGAGCCGGTTTCCTCGTAAAACGCGGCACTCGCGCGGATGTCGTAGGCCAAGCCGCGTTTTTCCCGCAGCTCCTCGAACAAGCGGCTGGACATATTGCCGCCGAGGACCAGGCTAAGCAGCGCCAGCTTGTAGCGGTCCGGATGATAACGCGAAAATCCGTGCATCCCGATCATGAAATGCGTCTGCTCGGATTTTTTGCCGAGAAAAACCGCTTTAGGCTGTTTCTGCGCCGCATCCGCGGGAACAGGCTGCGGCGCCGGCTTCCCGTTTCCCGCCGGAAAATGGCGCTTC
The Verrucomicrobiia bacterium genome window above contains:
- a CDS encoding SPOR domain-containing protein; the encoded protein is MARLEELAEAEKSKQQKAANKPQSSKPPFKMPSIPQSFWTNLSAFALSVGKFLLKAAIVLFTSLWKVVKLVDFRRPAIRRAFFGVVGAALLISVFAGIHVLNVNRERAMKNPGKTVTKQAAKPAKASRAERARGEEERSSAQETPAPAAAPAVENAAQAEPNAPKAEAETGKRYVVQVATYATAQDAERVVQDIKDSGAPAFVKALSSRSGRVYHSVFLGRFSDADEAQTYLEKFRKGNASKSFQDAFVRTLD
- a CDS encoding SPOR domain-containing protein; its protein translation is MFQADLFKIPASVSTITPVTRPAFLEKYRFTIRLDQALIVMIAMLVFSSVVFCMGVEKGKQFAGREIHPRYAEPAKTVLPEGQQTVIIDATQIPNPPAAVVTAAPAIEASAPTAKAEPEAPTAAVAEAAPAAAASAPAAKPDGKYTIQVVTYKSQSQAQKHIEKLATKGYQGFVIPSGKSLQVCVNAFESRSAATSLLKNLKVQNLVPQDAYVRNMPH
- a CDS encoding glycoside hydrolase family 1 protein — its product is MTESKLFLWGAATSSHQVEGNNRNNDWWAFEKAGRVRTCSELACNQYELYRKDIEMIAKLGHNAHRFSIEWSRIEPEEGRWDESAFHHYEDMILEMRRFGIEPVVTLHHFTNPIWLAEKGGWLSPESPRYFKRYARKVAEVLGRHVTYWNTINEPVVYLFHGYCTGLWPPGKKTFPDAVKVFRHLLQGHVGAYEAMQQHYEEALGTRAMISIAKHLSDFTPCNPLSVKDRWFTFLRDWFFNHLFLQALTNGFLFFPGLFCEFISSRSTLDYIGVNYYTRHFVRAGGDAPTPLGSDCNEKHHPGESKEINAMGWEVYPEGFYRILMSLKQYGLPVLVCENGICAHEDEQRQAFIKSHLGALERAGKDGLDVMGFFYWSLLDNFEWADGFKPRFGLVEVDYATQARKVRQSAHVLAELCRNIKAF
- a CDS encoding PilZ domain-containing protein translates to MWDGFDQRKFPRMNLHCEIQIRSDEEGVPLSSMTENVGVGGVAVILNRSLERFSRCMVRLDLGSKKEVIECKGKVVWIVPVGNSRNRKVRYDVGIEFEDMDTDNQNLLKKQIESFAKKNVP
- a CDS encoding patatin-like phospholipase family protein gives rise to the protein MGFFQFGRKMDIGLEISLEDIPIFSSLTPAEQKIIEKKARLLEYKRGDIVYEEGTEADAFYVVSAGRFRLFNRPRGDRPEQTLLNFYRGDHFGETSLLTGRPHSATVEAKSDGLILKLEKKDFLRLVNEMPAISLHLNRSLGHRLTMSAGGTRRREVKISALYAKGRNSQDGHLWFDFARNLMEVGRGDVVLIDFVSPVSPLVSEQLKKGNIPAYQLSTMEPSRESDLRNFLIPHPSGFHYLHVGFENAGDREEKRLSALLSSLTARYDHLLLQLPWDNTHLSFRALKQSDEIYLYSRPEVQDLVETSRLVGEFEKAFGFSRSEIKVLVPEDDNGNREITFEEKERLLGQRIFSLVPDRHRQADRYDANLRYLAKELSGNLTGLALGSGAAYGLAHIGVLRVLEQENIQIDVVAGSSIGALVGAIWAAGYNADQLEEFAFGIDKKTAFFKIFGFADLSIAHHGFFKGQKLHHFLAPYLGDKTFQDLKIPLRVTATNLFTAEEVIFRAGKVTDAIRASVSIPGIFRPFQHEGQLLIDGGVIDPLPVRVLSKLGVKKIIGVNVLPSPMDWAEKHKIQQEKYRKRMEMVANKNFWDKAVTNQVDRFHKRYSDNIFNVIMNTIQFMEFEMAEVWGKKADILLHPMVPDAHWAQFYYPQKFIKAGEEVARAQINEIKQLLAE
- the lepA gene encoding translation elongation factor 4, which gives rise to MDSKKIRNFSIIAHIDHGKSTLADRLLLATGAISQREFRDQILDDMELERERGITIKARAVRIKHGEYMLNLIDTPGHIDFTYEVSKSLAACEGVLLLVDAGQGIQAQTVTNLYLAMERDLAIIPVITKIDLPTAEPEKVKKEVMDFLAVPEEEIILCSAKTGEGADQVLQAIVDRIPAPKGSKDAPLKALIFDSKYDVYQGVVAYIRIMDGRITKEDKYLMMQTGATYDVEQLGILNPHPEPVTEIAVGEVGYICGNIRDISEVKIGDTITLVSAPASEPLEGYKEVKPMVFCGLYPINPADFVPLREALGKLRLNDSSIIYEPESSASLGNGFRCGFLGLLHMDIAKERLEREFNLDLIVTAPNVLYRVTCTNGKVIELENPTKLPSPQEIVKVEEPFIRANIIIPVANIGIIMQLCQDRRGIYKSTEYLDQTRVMLIYEIPFAEVVMDFYDKIKSATSGYGSLNYDFIKPQESKLVKLDILINDEPVDALSSIVVRERAYQRGKILAEKLKEVIPRQLFEVVIQAAVGSKIIARESIGPLKKNVTSKCYGGDITRKRKLWEKQKEGKKRMKKVGRIDLPQEAFITVLKVDT
- a CDS encoding small basic protein, with the translated sequence MSQHPSLKVDSVGVKHRNVLKKYERIKKMEADGKWSGEASVYGLPKYKSIKIKVKKSAGGPKEAAAGEKGAAPAAGAPAEKAKAAAPAEKAKK
- a CDS encoding YajQ family cyclic di-GMP-binding protein, translating into MPSQFSFDIVSSVDFQEVDNAVNQAVKELRNRFDFRGSKSTIEFLKVEKKIRLIADDDLKLKNLQDILKTRMAARRISVKALQFQEPEKAFEGTLRQEATIVNGIPQDKAKIIIKKIKDGNYKVQASIQGEEIRVTSKSKDELQAVIHSLSTDTADIPLQFTNFR
- a CDS encoding GNAT family N-acetyltransferase codes for the protein MSQPVSIRRFREDDKEAIKGLITAIMAREFKEDQGAYPITDIEQIEKAYGNIGDIFFIAEDGNKVIGTVAIKKEDERIALLRRLFVSLDYRKKQIGQKLLERALKFCQEVGYQELVFKTTSRMQGAILLCQKKGFVQRAKIQLGDIELLKFTLSLRDGHKSGESF
- the lepB gene encoding signal peptidase I; translation: MIIWIALAALGLLILYRHKLAEEWRGFQTRRREWLFDKWKNWGEPFLVAAVLAVLIRTFLLGPYKIPTGSMIPTFLVGDRIFVDKISYRFRPPERGDIIVFKYPLDKKKDFVKRLVGLPGEAVEIKDGKIVINGKVLDDKVFTKNYYYNVKEGRLGLENEVIRVPEDSYFVLGDNSAHSADSRSWGFVPRNNLVGKAFLIWWPPQRIKKAE
- a CDS encoding PilZ domain-containing protein translates to MEKERRKFKRFDAYMSVKFKTPGSEEVQGISLSKDLSREGIKMNSNVHLKQGTLVDLEIDIPDDPKPVRTSGTVMWSCPAEGRNQGYDQGVRFLMMDPVDKFRVLDYAYNHWLETKVNDFNDPEEVPGIS
- the rpe gene encoding ribulose-phosphate 3-epimerase, whose amino-acid sequence is MNEKPWIAPSILSADFARLGEEVRDVEKAGCDWIHVDVMDGHFVPNLTIGPPVVKALRKVTKLPLDVHLMIDEPLRYIEDFCKAGSDWVTIHVEATQKAKETLDAIQARGAKRGMSLRPKTPVEALEPYLKELDLILIMSVEPGFGGQSFMPEMMDKVRWLRPRFKGLISVDGGVKADNSRMVREAGADILVAGTAVFGFPDRGDAIKKLRVA